A single window of Gammaproteobacteria bacterium DNA harbors:
- a CDS encoding SAM-dependent DNA methyltransferase encodes MNTTTIVQKLWNYCNVLRDDGMSYGDYVEQLTYLLFLKMADERTKSPYNQKSPVPSTYSWPSLIKKDGDELFDHYRHTLESLGNQKGLLGLIFNKSQNKFQDPAKLRRLVVDLIDREEWVSMSADVKGDAYEGLLEKNAQDTKSGAGQYFTPRPLIQAIVDVMAPKPGETVSDPACGTGGFLLAAHDYVVRHNPNLTKPQKTRLKEETFKGWELVQATARLCAMNMLLHGIGSQDFEPIVVADALAADPGDRFDLVLTNPPFGKKSSTTIVGEEGKVSKERDIVERGDFWTTTSNKQLNFVQHVKTLLRQNGRAAVVVPDNVLFEGGAGETIRRKLLHECDVHTLLRLPTGLFYAQGVKANVLFFDKKPASETPWTKKLWIYDLRTNMHFTLKTNPLRREDLDEFVKCYNPENRHSHKATWSEKNPDGRWRAYTYDEIAARDKVSLDIFWLRDESLSDSDNLPEPDVIAREIVEDLEAALEQFREIASDMGAPDAA; translated from the coding sequence ATGAACACAACAACTATCGTCCAAAAACTCTGGAACTACTGCAACGTCCTGCGCGACGACGGCATGTCATACGGCGACTATGTCGAGCAGCTCACCTATCTGCTGTTCCTTAAGATGGCTGACGAGCGCACCAAGTCGCCGTATAACCAGAAGAGCCCGGTACCTTCGACGTACAGTTGGCCGAGCCTCATTAAGAAAGACGGCGACGAGCTGTTCGACCACTACCGCCACACGCTGGAGTCACTGGGCAACCAGAAGGGCTTGCTCGGACTGATCTTCAACAAGTCGCAGAACAAGTTCCAGGACCCGGCCAAGTTGCGGCGGCTGGTGGTCGATCTCATCGACAGGGAAGAGTGGGTGTCGATGAGCGCCGACGTGAAGGGCGATGCCTACGAAGGCCTGCTGGAGAAGAACGCCCAGGACACCAAGTCCGGCGCCGGCCAGTACTTCACCCCGCGTCCGCTGATCCAGGCCATTGTGGATGTCATGGCCCCGAAGCCCGGCGAGACCGTGTCAGATCCGGCTTGCGGCACCGGCGGCTTTCTGCTCGCGGCGCACGACTATGTGGTGAGGCACAATCCCAACCTGACCAAGCCGCAGAAGACCCGGCTCAAGGAGGAGACTTTCAAGGGCTGGGAGCTGGTGCAGGCCACGGCGCGGCTGTGCGCCATGAACATGCTGTTGCATGGCATCGGCAGCCAGGACTTCGAGCCCATCGTGGTTGCCGACGCGCTGGCCGCCGACCCCGGCGATCGCTTCGACCTGGTGCTCACCAATCCGCCCTTCGGCAAGAAGAGCAGCACCACCATCGTGGGCGAGGAAGGCAAGGTCAGCAAAGAGCGCGACATCGTCGAGCGCGGCGACTTCTGGACCACCACCTCGAACAAACAGCTCAATTTCGTTCAGCACGTCAAAACCCTGCTCAGGCAGAACGGCCGTGCCGCCGTGGTCGTGCCCGACAACGTGCTATTCGAAGGCGGCGCCGGCGAAACCATCCGCCGCAAGCTCCTGCACGAGTGCGACGTCCACACCCTGTTGCGCCTGCCCACCGGCCTGTTCTACGCCCAGGGCGTGAAGGCGAACGTGCTGTTCTTCGACAAGAAGCCCGCGTCGGAGACGCCTTGGACCAAGAAACTTTGGATCTACGACCTTCGTACAAACATGCACTTTACGCTTAAGACCAATCCACTACGACGTGAAGATCTGGACGAGTTCGTGAAGTGCTATAACCCGGAGAACCGCCATAGCCACAAGGCGACCTGGTCGGAGAAGAACCCCGACGGCCGCTGGCGTGCCTATACCTATGATGAGATTGCTGCCCGAGACAAGGTCAGTCTCGATATCTTCTGGCTCAGGGACGAAAGCCTGTCTGATTCCGACAACCTGCCGGAACCGGATGTGATCGCGCGGGAGATCGTGGAGGATCTGGAAGCGGCGCTGGAGCAGTTCAGAGAGATAGCCTCCGACATGGGAGCGCCGGATGCAGCTTAA
- a CDS encoding alkaline phosphatase family protein: MKNSFVYKNDRPWPNPRLKHAAIVGHTTDATAKIWFRTAAPGDFILLLYPAESDPEQRIFKGFKAVPYSRLNTLPSHVQKIPFSVKDYRSDSTVVITVDNLSPLVEYCYALYGEENGVARILIGQDRVYRFRTLPAGASSHSFAFYSCHMPYQHSIFGGTNVVNMEMWSVFNEVLDRHRQQDLRFVIGGGDQVYADGVQTLDIWKYLNAVMTKNRNVLLPSKDEMVSWYRDIYRGYWGFSAVKDAFSSYPTYMIWDDHELKDGWGSDILKAKGRDDLYEIFNRSKVRKAKLSRGDCLELLDRMRQAAFQVYEEYQHSHNPDTPPGQYDYAISSGCYSVYFLDGRGRRDVNKGAMRILGPEQMRRFEAWLQQLDPAITKYVFVVTAVPVLHMMPVLVNADDSVLADMADLQDDLRDAWEHNKHNAERRALLKALFGAARRGLRVSILSGDVHTSAVFRMVDKDQGAVIYQLTSSAITYNKPRMLGWILGNTVPDEGKSEDGYRFERLALYTDSNFSVVRMDPVADEVTFQLYGKQKVAHPDSGKGKEDKPITHSIAKIKLDFSVRR; the protein is encoded by the coding sequence ATGAAAAATTCCTTTGTTTATAAGAATGATCGTCCATGGCCGAATCCGAGGCTCAAGCATGCCGCGATTGTCGGGCATACTACCGACGCAACGGCGAAAATATGGTTCCGCACGGCCGCGCCCGGTGATTTCATTCTGTTGCTGTATCCTGCTGAGAGCGACCCTGAGCAACGTATCTTTAAGGGGTTTAAGGCTGTTCCTTACAGCCGGCTGAACACTCTCCCGTCACATGTTCAAAAGATTCCGTTCTCGGTAAAAGACTATCGGAGTGATTCCACGGTGGTGATCACCGTGGATAACTTGTCACCGCTGGTTGAATATTGCTATGCCTTGTACGGCGAGGAAAATGGCGTAGCGAGAATCCTGATCGGTCAAGATCGAGTTTACCGGTTTCGAACATTGCCTGCCGGAGCATCATCGCACTCCTTCGCATTTTATTCCTGCCATATGCCCTATCAGCATTCGATATTCGGGGGGACGAATGTCGTCAACATGGAAATGTGGAGCGTATTTAATGAAGTTCTAGACCGGCATCGCCAGCAGGACTTGCGTTTCGTCATAGGAGGGGGCGATCAGGTGTACGCTGACGGCGTACAGACGCTGGACATCTGGAAGTATCTCAATGCCGTCATGACTAAAAACAGGAACGTTTTATTGCCGAGCAAGGATGAAATGGTCAGTTGGTATCGCGATATCTATCGCGGCTACTGGGGATTTTCCGCGGTAAAGGATGCCTTTTCCAGTTATCCGACCTACATGATATGGGACGATCATGAACTCAAGGACGGTTGGGGGTCCGATATCCTGAAAGCGAAGGGTCGGGATGACCTGTATGAGATTTTTAATCGTAGCAAGGTCAGGAAGGCGAAGCTTTCCAGGGGGGACTGCCTGGAGCTTCTGGATCGTATGCGACAGGCGGCTTTTCAGGTCTATGAAGAGTACCAGCACTCCCACAATCCGGATACGCCGCCAGGACAATATGACTATGCGATCAGCAGTGGTTGTTATTCCGTGTATTTTCTCGACGGGCGTGGCCGGCGCGACGTCAATAAGGGCGCCATGCGTATATTGGGGCCGGAACAGATGCGCCGCTTCGAGGCATGGTTGCAGCAATTGGATCCGGCAATAACCAAGTATGTGTTTGTCGTCACAGCCGTTCCGGTACTGCACATGATGCCGGTCCTTGTCAATGCGGACGATAGCGTACTGGCCGATATGGCAGATCTGCAGGACGACCTTCGTGACGCCTGGGAGCATAACAAACACAACGCTGAACGCCGTGCCCTGCTGAAGGCGCTGTTCGGGGCCGCCAGGCGAGGGTTAAGAGTCTCGATCCTTAGCGGCGATGTGCATACCTCGGCCGTATTCAGAATGGTAGACAAGGATCAGGGGGCGGTAATTTATCAATTGACATCCAGTGCGATTACCTACAACAAGCCCAGGATGCTTGGTTGGATATTGGGCAATACGGTGCCGGACGAAGGTAAGTCCGAAGATGGGTATCGCTTCGAGCGGCTGGCGCTGTATACGGACAGCAACTTTTCCGTCGTGCGTATGGATCCTGTGGCGGACGAGGTGACCTTCCAGCTATACGGCAAGCAGAAGGTTGCTCACCCGGACTCGGGGAAAGGCAAGGAGGATAAACCGATTACACACTCCATTGCAAAGATAAAGCTCGATTTTTCTGTGCGGCGCTGA
- a CDS encoding AraC family transcriptional regulator has protein sequence MIPDPATIVATLLIGYSLFSALVIALTHLRAANYSGQGMSRAMGLLLLLILSCLQLLHLGYLQQLGDFIHGPVYRLLLFAVAPAFYLFSHPLLRAQPAWRGRDFLHALPVVAAPFLPYAWALPLAFLIGAGYLVWLARSVHALRAQRSRFRMELAVLGGVFVIALLVVVLAFALPLIGEDMFYSLYASAIGGAFVLVGLALGLTPRLSVEVVDAARETYAVSTLAHVDCAAALARLEALMTGDRLYEDAELDLAGLARRVGLSAHQLSELINTRRGISFSRFLRQYRVEAAQRMLIAEPSASVLSVGLSVGFTSQSNFYDAFREITGMTPGRFRRIGRASAPE, from the coding sequence ATGATTCCTGACCCAGCAACTATCGTCGCTACCTTGCTCATCGGTTATTCGCTGTTCAGTGCGCTGGTGATCGCGCTGACGCATCTGCGCGCCGCCAATTACAGCGGGCAGGGGATGTCCCGGGCGATGGGGCTGCTGCTCCTGCTGATCTTGTCGTGTCTTCAATTACTGCACCTGGGCTATCTCCAGCAGCTGGGTGATTTCATCCACGGCCCGGTCTACCGGCTGCTGTTGTTCGCCGTGGCGCCGGCGTTTTATCTCTTCAGCCATCCCTTGCTGCGCGCGCAGCCGGCGTGGCGCGGGCGGGATTTCCTGCACGCACTGCCCGTGGTGGCGGCGCCCTTTCTTCCGTATGCATGGGCCCTGCCGCTGGCGTTTCTGATCGGGGCCGGCTATCTGGTGTGGCTGGCGCGCAGTGTCCATGCCCTGCGGGCGCAGCGCAGCCGGTTCCGGATGGAGCTGGCGGTGCTCGGGGGCGTGTTCGTGATTGCGCTGCTGGTGGTGGTCCTGGCGTTTGCGCTGCCGCTGATCGGCGAGGATATGTTTTACAGTCTTTACGCCAGCGCAATCGGCGGCGCCTTCGTGCTGGTCGGGCTGGCGCTGGGGCTGACGCCGCGCCTGTCCGTCGAGGTCGTCGATGCGGCGCGCGAGACCTATGCCGTGTCGACGCTGGCCCATGTCGATTGCGCCGCGGCTCTCGCGAGGCTGGAGGCGCTGATGACCGGGGACCGCCTGTATGAGGATGCGGAGCTGGATCTGGCCGGGCTGGCCCGCAGGGTGGGGCTCTCCGCTCACCAGCTCTCGGAACTCATCAACACCCGCCGGGGGATCAGTTTCTCGCGCTTCCTGCGCCAGTACCGGGTCGAGGCGGCGCAACGGATGCTGATCGCCGAGCCCTCGGCCTCGGTGCTGTCCGTGGGGCTCTCGGTCGGATTCACCTCGCAGTCGAATTTCTACGACGCCTTTCGGGAGATCACCGGTATGACGCCGGGGCGGTTTCGCCGGATCGGGCGCGCAAGCGCTCCGGAATGA
- a CDS encoding NAD(P)H-binding protein, whose amino-acid sequence MKILLTGSGGFIGGHVAAALRGAGHEVVPASRSTGFDFRLFQKVDYWLPHLRDVDAVVNCVGIIAERGTQTFDALHYRAPVALFYACLKSCVRRVIQISALGADPRAATPFLASKGKADEVLRHLPLDWFILRPSLVVGPGGRSAAFFRRLAKLPVIPLVGGGVQHIRPVHVDDLAAAVCQCLHALPAQRTIDVVGSEVMSVRDRLQALRLASGRSPARIVSIPYPLAMAMGHLVKRVVPLCHPDNLRMLRMGSTADAGAFAELIGRLPRELS is encoded by the coding sequence ATGAAGATCCTGCTCACCGGCAGCGGCGGTTTCATCGGCGGCCACGTGGCGGCGGCGCTGCGCGGCGCCGGTCATGAGGTCGTGCCGGCGTCCCGCTCGACCGGCTTCGATTTCCGGCTGTTTCAGAAAGTGGACTACTGGCTGCCTCATCTGCGGGATGTCGACGCGGTGGTCAACTGTGTCGGCATCATCGCCGAGCGCGGGACACAGACCTTCGATGCACTGCATTACCGTGCACCGGTAGCGTTGTTCTATGCCTGCCTGAAGTCCTGCGTCCGGCGCGTGATCCAGATCTCGGCGCTGGGGGCCGACCCGCGGGCCGCCACGCCGTTTCTCGCCAGCAAGGGGAAGGCGGACGAGGTGCTGCGGCATCTGCCGCTGGACTGGTTCATTCTGCGCCCGTCGCTGGTGGTGGGGCCGGGTGGACGGAGCGCGGCGTTCTTCCGGCGCCTGGCGAAGCTGCCGGTGATCCCGCTGGTCGGCGGCGGCGTACAACACATCCGGCCGGTCCATGTCGATGACCTGGCCGCCGCCGTCTGTCAGTGCCTGCACGCGCTGCCCGCGCAGCGCACGATCGATGTGGTGGGGTCAGAGGTGATGTCTGTGCGCGACCGCTTGCAGGCGCTGCGCCTTGCCAGTGGTCGGTCGCCGGCGCGGATCGTGTCGATCCCGTACCCGCTGGCCATGGCGATGGGGCATCTCGTCAAGCGAGTTGTGCCGCTGTGCCATCCCGACAATCTGCGCATGCTGCGAATGGGCAGTACCGCGGATGCCGGGGCCTTTGCCGAATTGATCGGGAGGCTGCCGCGTGAGCTATCTTAG
- a CDS encoding DUF2269 domain-containing protein, whose product MSYLSLKSLHFLSMVLLFGTGLGSAFYKWMADRSGDLRHIARTNRQVVLADWIFTTPTVILQPVSGLVMIHLVSVPVSTPWVAASLWLFALAGACWLPVVWLQIRMKQISEQALNSNGELPPLYWRYARRWFWLGVPAFASMVVIVLLMVFKPGGGGVS is encoded by the coding sequence GTGAGCTATCTTAGTCTGAAATCGCTCCATTTCCTCAGCATGGTGCTGCTGTTCGGCACCGGGCTCGGCAGCGCCTTCTATAAATGGATGGCGGATCGCAGCGGCGATCTGCGCCACATCGCGCGGACGAACCGGCAGGTCGTGCTGGCCGATTGGATATTCACGACGCCGACCGTGATTTTGCAGCCGGTCTCCGGGCTGGTGATGATCCACCTGGTGTCCGTGCCCGTCAGTACTCCCTGGGTGGCGGCGAGCCTGTGGCTGTTCGCCCTGGCGGGCGCGTGCTGGCTGCCGGTGGTCTGGCTGCAGATCCGCATGAAACAGATTTCAGAGCAGGCGCTGAATTCGAACGGCGAATTGCCGCCGCTGTACTGGCGTTATGCGAGGCGCTGGTTCTGGCTGGGGGTGCCGGCGTTTGCGTCGATGGTGGTGATCGTGCTGCTGATGGTGTTCAAACCGGGAGGAGGGGGCGTGTCATGA
- a CDS encoding DUF4166 domain-containing protein produces MKEQSPLQQALGVHWDELPTPLRFHYQAGTNTDVGALTVDYPRWMQPCLDLLRCMGVLVNRRGEGIRTDVEKQMDGAVQRWTRTLTLPEGKIIYFRSAWVYAGGNEVIEYVNGLLGLRMAVHVKDGRLYYEGRSFVLKVFGRPLPIPEWCLLGHTTIVESALDDVRFDMDFKLRHPLLGQVFRYAGVFGVDTGARG; encoded by the coding sequence ATGAAGGAGCAGAGTCCGCTGCAACAGGCATTGGGGGTGCACTGGGACGAGCTGCCGACGCCCCTGCGGTTTCATTACCAGGCCGGGACCAACACGGATGTCGGCGCACTCACGGTGGACTATCCGCGCTGGATGCAGCCGTGCCTGGATCTGCTGCGCTGCATGGGGGTGCTGGTGAACCGGCGCGGCGAGGGCATCCGCACGGACGTGGAAAAGCAGATGGACGGCGCGGTCCAGCGCTGGACGCGCACGCTGACCCTGCCGGAGGGGAAGATCATTTATTTCAGGAGCGCATGGGTGTATGCCGGCGGCAATGAGGTCATCGAATACGTCAACGGCTTACTCGGACTACGCATGGCGGTTCACGTGAAAGACGGCCGGTTGTACTACGAGGGCCGCTCTTTCGTGCTTAAGGTGTTCGGGCGGCCGCTGCCGATCCCCGAATGGTGTCTGCTGGGGCACACCACGATTGTCGAGTCGGCCCTGGACGATGTCCGCTTTGATATGGACTTCAAATTACGTCACCCGCTGCTGGGTCAGGTGTTCCGCTATGCCGGGGTGTTCGGCGTGGACACCGGGGCGAGGGGATGA
- a CDS encoding YjbQ family protein produces the protein MKCITSSIEIETGQGISLHSLMPDLRTTVARAGIRNGFVTVTSQHTTTAIVINEDEARLLEDVKRFLARLIPPGEHYLHNDIAQRDCPPDEPENAHSHLAAMLLGSSEVVPLVDGALGLGQYQSVMLIELDGPRRRTVRVQVVGE, from the coding sequence ATGAAGTGCATTACCTCGAGCATAGAGATTGAGACCGGCCAGGGGATTTCGTTGCATTCCCTGATGCCGGATCTGCGCACGACGGTTGCCCGCGCCGGCATCCGAAACGGCTTCGTTACCGTCACCTCGCAGCACACTACCACCGCGATTGTCATCAACGAGGACGAGGCACGCCTGCTGGAGGACGTGAAGCGGTTTCTGGCGCGGCTGATCCCGCCCGGCGAGCATTATCTGCACAACGACATCGCCCAGCGCGACTGCCCGCCGGACGAGCCGGAGAACGCGCATTCCCACCTGGCGGCGATGCTGCTGGGCAGTTCCGAGGTGGTGCCACTGGTCGACGGTGCGCTGGGGCTGGGTCAGTACCAGTCGGTGATGCTGATCGAACTGGACGGGCCGCGCCGGCGCACGGTGCGGGTGCAGGTGGTGGGGGAGTAG
- a CDS encoding LexA family transcriptional regulator, translated as MPNDEQHLARLQDYYARHRVLPSYAAIGELIGMSSKASVAGLVMRLKAEGYLESAPGQRLRPGARFFERPLAESVPAGLPSPAADTGSNNLTIDEYLVKNPSTTVLVRVRGDSMIDAGIHSDDIVVVEKRQNAKVGELVVAIVDNEFTLKRLDKEKGKFVLKPENKAYPVIRPQGALEIFGVVVGQFRKYK; from the coding sequence ATGCCCAATGATGAGCAACATCTCGCCCGCCTGCAGGATTACTACGCCCGCCACCGCGTGCTGCCCTCGTATGCGGCCATCGGCGAGCTGATCGGCATGAGTTCTAAGGCCTCGGTCGCGGGACTGGTGATGCGGCTCAAGGCGGAAGGTTATCTCGAGAGCGCCCCCGGGCAGCGGCTCAGGCCCGGCGCGCGCTTCTTCGAGCGGCCGCTGGCCGAGAGCGTGCCGGCCGGCCTGCCGAGTCCGGCCGCGGACACCGGGTCGAACAATCTCACCATCGACGAATACCTGGTAAAGAATCCGTCAACGACGGTGCTGGTCCGCGTCCGCGGCGACTCGATGATCGACGCCGGCATCCATTCGGATGACATCGTCGTCGTCGAGAAGCGCCAGAACGCCAAGGTCGGCGAACTCGTCGTTGCCATCGTCGACAACGAATTCACCCTGAAGCGCCTCGACAAGGAAAAGGGAAAGTTCGTGCTGAAACCCGAGAACAAGGCCTACCCTGTCATCCGCCCACAGGGTGCGCTGGAAATCTTCGGGGTGGTGGTGGGGCAGTTCCGGAAGTACAAATAA
- a CDS encoding ORF6N domain-containing protein translates to MEAGKNGGENRVSIAGITQGILVIRGQRVMLSTYLAELYQVEPRVLIQAVKRNIARFPEDFMFQLSNQELASLKSQFVTSSWGGARRAAPYAFTEQGVAMLSSVLRSERAIRVNIEIMRTFVRLRQMLISHAELARKLAALERKYDAQFKIVFDAIRELMTPPEPKRRRPTLVWGQISNLSPMGGESVPDG, encoded by the coding sequence ATGGAGGCCGGGAAAAATGGTGGTGAGAACAGGGTATCAATCGCGGGGATTACTCAGGGGATTCTGGTGATCCGGGGACAGAGGGTGATGCTCAGCACATACCTCGCTGAGTTGTATCAGGTGGAGCCTCGCGTCCTGATTCAGGCGGTGAAACGAAATATCGCGCGGTTTCCCGAGGATTTTATGTTCCAGTTGAGCAATCAGGAACTCGCCAGCTTGAAATCACAATTTGTGACTTCAAGCTGGGGTGGGGCACGTCGAGCCGCGCCCTATGCCTTTACGGAACAGGGGGTGGCAATGCTTTCCTCGGTCCTGCGGAGCGAACGAGCCATTCGTGTCAACATCGAAATCATGCGGACCTTCGTGCGTCTCCGGCAGATGCTGATCTCGCACGCGGAGCTTGCGCGGAAGCTTGCCGCCCTGGAACGGAAATACGACGCGCAGTTCAAGATCGTCTTTGATGCGATTCGTGAGCTGATGACGCCGCCGGAGCCGAAGAGGAGGCGGCCGACTTTAGTATGGGGACAGATTTCAAATCTGTCCCCGATGGGTGGGGAATCTGTCCCCGATGGGTGA
- a CDS encoding bile acid:sodium symporter family protein — protein MAALLNRLANLFPLWVVTCSGLALFYPAGFTWFNSTMIVWGLAVIMIGMGITLSVDDFRRVARLPRQVVVGVAAQFLIMPFLGWAIAKGLALEPALAVGLILVACCPGGTASNVVSYIARADVALSVLMTMCSTFAAVVMTPLLTKWLAGAYVEVSAWSLFVNTLQVVVVPVTLGVLLNRYAPRVVNFVLPVAPLVSVIFITLICASIIGSNAGTVRDSAQVLFTAVALLHLGGFGLGYLLARLLKLSELASRTVSIEVGMQNSGLGAVLARASFPELVLAPVPSAISASFHSIIGSALAAWWRMRPPRPSDRGQTPVGRGQT, from the coding sequence ATGGCCGCCCTGCTCAACCGCCTCGCCAACCTGTTCCCGCTCTGGGTCGTGACCTGCAGCGGGCTCGCGCTGTTCTACCCGGCGGGGTTCACCTGGTTCAACTCGACGATGATCGTCTGGGGCCTGGCCGTAATCATGATCGGCATGGGGATCACGCTGAGCGTCGACGACTTCCGCCGCGTCGCGCGCCTGCCGCGCCAGGTGGTGGTCGGCGTCGCCGCGCAGTTCCTGATCATGCCATTCCTCGGCTGGGCCATCGCGAAGGGGCTGGCGCTGGAGCCCGCACTCGCCGTCGGCCTGATCCTCGTGGCCTGCTGCCCGGGCGGCACGGCGTCCAATGTCGTCAGCTACATCGCGCGCGCGGACGTCGCGCTGTCGGTACTGATGACGATGTGCTCGACCTTCGCCGCCGTGGTGATGACGCCGCTGCTGACCAAGTGGCTGGCCGGCGCGTATGTCGAGGTCAGCGCCTGGAGCCTGTTCGTCAACACGCTGCAGGTGGTCGTGGTACCGGTCACGCTCGGCGTGTTGCTCAATCGCTACGCGCCGCGCGTCGTGAATTTCGTGCTGCCGGTGGCGCCGCTGGTATCGGTGATCTTCATCACGCTGATCTGCGCCAGCATCATCGGGTCCAATGCCGGCACCGTGCGCGACTCCGCGCAGGTGCTGTTCACCGCCGTCGCCCTGCTGCACCTCGGCGGCTTCGGCCTCGGCTACCTGCTGGCCCGATTGCTGAAGCTGTCCGAACTCGCCAGCCGTACCGTCTCCATCGAAGTCGGCATGCAGAACTCCGGCCTCGGCGCCGTCCTCGCCCGCGCGAGCTTCCCCGAACTGGTCCTGGCCCCGGTCCCCTCCGCCATCTCCGCCAGCTTCCACTCCATCATCGGCAGCGCCCTCGCCGCCTGGTGGCGCATGCGACCGCCGCGGCCCTCTGATAGGGGACAGACACCGGTAGGGCGGGGACAGACTTAA
- a CDS encoding tRNA modification GTPase, translating to MKWLVASLAVCALAACSGVRTTGDSYSAHAENFNILFLQIPGGDTQQRAMDLVPEGSDVITMTSSPKDTSSLIGFINRLIGIDITFVNGSTKKE from the coding sequence ATGAAATGGCTGGTGGCCAGCCTGGCCGTGTGCGCGCTTGCCGCGTGCTCCGGTGTGCGGACGACGGGAGATTCGTACTCCGCGCACGCCGAGAACTTTAATATCCTGTTTCTGCAGATCCCCGGCGGCGATACGCAGCAGCGCGCGATGGATCTGGTGCCCGAGGGGAGCGATGTGATCACGATGACGTCGTCACCCAAGGACACGTCGTCACTGATCGGCTTCATCAACCGGCTGATCGGTATCGACATCACCTTCGTCAACGGATCGACGAAGAAGGAGTAG
- a CDS encoding YihY/virulence factor BrkB family protein: protein MLTRFLEALPPTPRRWLNILIAAGRNWSAVRAVSHAAALSFYTLFSMAPIMIVVVTIVGLVLGERAAHGELTAQLQEVLGPRAAGVINTAVANSRIDQSGIWPTLFGAGAIIVGATSVFAKMQHALNVIWGVAPRPSRSSLWLFIKTRLLSLAIILAIGFVLLVSLLLSIAVQIVATFASQWLPVTPEVMTLLETGTSLMVITLLFAAIFKILPDVVLTWRDVLPGAFVTALLFTAGRYLIALYLAHSATASTYGAAGSLVLLLLWVYYSSLILFYGAALTRAHIEADGRPITPRNTAVIVQRQLLDE from the coding sequence ATGCTGACACGATTTCTCGAGGCCTTGCCTCCCACGCCGCGCCGCTGGCTGAACATCCTGATCGCCGCCGGGCGCAACTGGAGTGCCGTGCGGGCGGTCTCCCATGCCGCGGCGCTGAGCTTCTATACGCTGTTCTCGATGGCGCCGATCATGATCGTGGTCGTGACGATCGTCGGCCTCGTGCTGGGGGAACGCGCCGCCCACGGTGAACTGACGGCGCAACTGCAGGAGGTGCTGGGCCCCCGGGCCGCCGGGGTGATCAACACGGCAGTGGCCAACTCGCGGATCGACCAGAGCGGCATCTGGCCGACGCTGTTCGGCGCCGGTGCAATCATCGTCGGCGCCACGAGCGTCTTCGCCAAGATGCAGCACGCCCTGAACGTGATCTGGGGTGTCGCACCGCGCCCCTCGCGCAGCAGTCTGTGGCTGTTCATCAAGACGCGCCTGCTGTCGCTGGCGATCATCCTGGCGATCGGCTTCGTCCTGCTGGTATCGCTGCTGTTGAGCATTGCAGTGCAGATCGTCGCGACGTTCGCCTCCCAGTGGCTGCCGGTCACCCCCGAAGTCATGACACTGCTGGAGACCGGCACCTCGCTGATGGTCATCACGCTGCTGTTCGCCGCGATCTTCAAGATCCTGCCCGATGTCGTGCTGACCTGGCGCGACGTACTCCCGGGCGCCTTTGTCACCGCGTTGCTGTTCACCGCCGGCCGCTATCTGATCGCGCTCTACCTGGCCCATTCCGCCACTGCCTCCACCTATGGCGCGGCCGGTTCACTGGTATTACTGCTGTTATGGGTGTATTACTCGTCACTGATCCTGTTCTACGGCGCCGCCCTGACCCGCGCGCACATCGAGGCCGACGGGCGGCCAATCACGCCGAGGAACACCGCCGTCATCGTCCAGCGACAACTGCTCGACGAATGA
- a CDS encoding HNH nuclease family protein, producing MKTDTDRLDKLVGEAHKARDRRELGYREQALKMYPHVCGRCGRAFEGKGLSELTVHHRDHNHDNNPPDGSNWELLCLYCHDNEHQRQLEAQRGNTSTRNAKGTNATFNPFADLQALLKDKPK from the coding sequence ATGAAGACCGACACCGACAGGCTGGACAAGCTGGTGGGCGAGGCGCACAAGGCGCGGGACCGCCGTGAGCTGGGTTACCGCGAGCAGGCGCTGAAGATGTATCCGCATGTCTGCGGGCGCTGCGGGCGCGCGTTCGAAGGCAAGGGTCTGAGCGAGCTGACCGTGCACCATCGCGACCACAACCACGACAACAATCCCCCGGACGGGAGCAACTGGGAACTGCTGTGCCTGTACTGCCACGATAACGAACACCAGCGCCAGCTCGAGGCGCAACGGGGAAATACATCCACCCGTAATGCAAAGGGAACAAACGCCACCTTCAACCCCTTCGCCGATCTCCAGGCACTTCTGAAAGACAAGCCGAAATAA